From Argopecten irradians isolate NY chromosome 2, Ai_NY, whole genome shotgun sequence, the proteins below share one genomic window:
- the LOC138314706 gene encoding uncharacterized protein isoform X1: MERIWIFLCILFLCTMFFSYKTPFHFLRFCGETFYNGLKPEASNWCRSCTIVLIEFLVQGVKLFSNQYICSIFETKSERLAVKANAVTQTTGTWLKKLRRQDRIYSEAARIAKEEARGTRKHRLTLVKKYKLKLSNIKNEGESKSKLMASVNKKVVSLALEVDGLMHRIQEKRFILEKQREDNKRVLQRYEQLYQDIQNRYMYE, from the exons ATGGAACGCATTTGGATATTCTTGTGTATACTGTTTTTGTGtacaatgtttttttcatataaaactCCTTTTCACTTTCTTCGATTCTGTGGTGAAACATTCTATAACGGTTTAAAACCTGAG GCCAGTAACTGGTGTCGTAGCTGTACTATAGTTCTAATTGAATTCTTGGTGCAAGGTGTGAAGCTTTTCAGCAACCAAT ATATCTGTAGTATCTTCGAGACGAAATCAGAAAGATTGGCGGTGAAGGCGAACGCCGTTACCCAGACGACAGGGACATGGCTAAAGAAACTCCGACGGCAGGACCGCATCTACTCAGAGGCAGCACGTATCGCCAAGGAGGAGGCAAGGGGAACACGGAAACATCGACTTACTCTCgtcaaaaaatataaacttaaat TGTCCAACATAAAGAATGAAGGAGAGTCCAAATCCAAACTGATGGCGAGCGTCAATAAGAAAGTGGTGTCTCTGGCCCTGGAGGTTGACGGACTGATGCATCGGATCCAGGAGAAACGCTTCATCCTAGAGAAACAGCGAGAGGACAACAAGCGCGTGCTTCAACGCTATGAACAGCTGTACCAGGACATCCAGAACCGATACATGTACGAGTGA
- the LOC138314706 gene encoding uncharacterized protein isoform X2, giving the protein MSARRLSRRRSHADIYIMYASNWCRSCTIVLIEFLVQGVKLFSNQYICSIFETKSERLAVKANAVTQTTGTWLKKLRRQDRIYSEAARIAKEEARGTRKHRLTLVKKYKLKLSNIKNEGESKSKLMASVNKKVVSLALEVDGLMHRIQEKRFILEKQREDNKRVLQRYEQLYQDIQNRYMYE; this is encoded by the exons ATGTCTGCCAGACGTTTATCAAGGAGGAGGAGCCATgcagatatatacattatgtac GCCAGTAACTGGTGTCGTAGCTGTACTATAGTTCTAATTGAATTCTTGGTGCAAGGTGTGAAGCTTTTCAGCAACCAAT ATATCTGTAGTATCTTCGAGACGAAATCAGAAAGATTGGCGGTGAAGGCGAACGCCGTTACCCAGACGACAGGGACATGGCTAAAGAAACTCCGACGGCAGGACCGCATCTACTCAGAGGCAGCACGTATCGCCAAGGAGGAGGCAAGGGGAACACGGAAACATCGACTTACTCTCgtcaaaaaatataaacttaaat TGTCCAACATAAAGAATGAAGGAGAGTCCAAATCCAAACTGATGGCGAGCGTCAATAAGAAAGTGGTGTCTCTGGCCCTGGAGGTTGACGGACTGATGCATCGGATCCAGGAGAAACGCTTCATCCTAGAGAAACAGCGAGAGGACAACAAGCGCGTGCTTCAACGCTATGAACAGCTGTACCAGGACATCCAGAACCGATACATGTACGAGTGA